In a single window of the Scyliorhinus canicula chromosome 1, sScyCan1.1, whole genome shotgun sequence genome:
- the LOC119963565 gene encoding immunoglobulin lambda-1 light chain-like encodes MSEWLRVLAALALCLQCTNAGPVLTQPASISTSLEETVAITCVLSGGSMDKYHTTWYRQKTGSVPVYVWNDYASRRGSEIPSRITGSRITSNNLMHLTIANANVQDVADYYCAAWDYTHGGFTFGRGTKLNVRPLQAPLVSLLPPSPVQIKEKNTATLMCLVSGFNPGAAEIEWTVDGSVRGNGVETSRIQQEADNTFSVSSYLTLSASEWNSHELYSCLVKHETSANPLKRNIERSSCM; translated from the exons ATGAGTGAGTGGCTCCGTGTTCTCGCCGCCCTGGCGCTTTGTTTGCAAT GTACCAACGCCGGCCCTGTGCTAACTCAGCCCGCGTCCATCTCAACTTCACTTGAGGAAACCGTCGCAATCACTTGCGTTCTGTCCGGAGGCAGCATGGACAAATACCACACGACCTGGTATCGACAGAAAACCGGCAGTGTCCCTGTCTATGTTTGGAATGATTATGCTTCGCGCAGAGGTTCGGAGATTCCTTCCCGAATCACTGGGTCCAGGATCACATCGAATAACCTTATGCACCTAACCATCGCCAATGCAAATGTCCAGGATGTCGCCGATTATTATTGTGCTGCCTGGGATTACACTCATGGGGGATTCACTTTCGGGAGAGGAACCAAACTCAATGTGCGCC CGCTGCAGGCCCCCTTGGTTTCCCTCCTCCCGCCGTCACCGGTTCAAATCAAAGAAAAGAACACGGCGACCCTGATGTGTTTGGTGAGCGGGTTTAACCCGGGAGCTGCGGAGATTGAATGGACTGTAGACGGCAGTGTCAGAGGGAATGGGGTTGAGACCAGTCGGATCCAGCAGGAGGCGGACAACACGTTCAGTGTGAGCAGCTATCTGACTCTGTCAGCCTCAGAGTGGAACTCACACGAGCTTTACTCCTGTCTGGTCAAACACGAGACTTCGGCGAACCCGCTGAAAAGAAACATAGAGAGGTCCAGCTGTATGTGA